A segment of the Meles meles chromosome 4, mMelMel3.1 paternal haplotype, whole genome shotgun sequence genome:
TTATCACATACATTACCTACTGTCTTCTGTTTTACTTCTCCTTGTGGTAAAAGACACAAGATGCTCTCTTTTTAagtgttccttcctctctccctttacccACACAACTAACTGCCAAGACATTTTGATTCATACTTCTCTCAGAAAGGAAGATAAATTGGAGCCTCTCTTCTCAACACCACAAGGCTCTGGGTATAATTCATGTATTTAGTTAACTGTCACCCACCCAAGTGTATATTATCCTTTCATAGATTACCCATGATTAAGTAATTTACTAATGAATATATGTTACTTAATATTATTCTTAGTAAACATTAGGAAACCAAatgcttaaaaagaaatgatctttGGGAATTAGTTATATGATCCACTGCTTCTCTTACTGGCAAATAAAACAGAACTACTACACTAGAATCATATTAATCAACAGATAAAATTCAACTTAACACAGATAATCCTTTATTCCATCTTAATGTTTTAAtacaaaaaagaatttcacaAAGCTCACCTGCAAGGTGAAACTAGGGCAGGAACCCTAAGAACAGATCTACTGGTAATCTGGAGTACTATAAAATATGTAATGAGGTTTCAGGTAAAAGTTGGTAACATGAAAGTATGTCAATATAACTTAACTCGTAACTtagcaatataaaataaaagtttgttaAGTATTTCCTATTCAGTTTATCTTCTTGGATATTTAGGAGGTAGTGGAGTTTTATAGAACCATCAACTTCatttgttcttaaaataatttactgtCATTGTTCAGATGCTATATTTCACAGGCTAAATTTACTAATTTGTTCTTAAAACTGATTTCAAGATATAGAAGAGTAGTTCAAAGTTTTACAAAAATGTCTGGCCCTCAAAATTTCAAATTCTATAGAAATTAACAGTTATCGGACCAAGTAAATTAACAAAGCTAAATGTAACCAAAACCAAGTTGCTCATTaatgatataaaagaaaaacagaaaaaaatgaagactttttgccattgaatatattaaaaaaatcaaatgtaacctaattttcagaattttaaataccATAGATACAAAGTCTACCTGTAACATGGTTTCTACAGTTAGACAATAAGTACTGTAAAGACACTGAATCTCTAAATCCAGTGAAagtcaataccaaaaaaaaaaaattttttttcaagaaaggcactaaatagagaacaaagaaaatcGACACACTTTATACTAAGGCAACTTCCACCTTCAAACCAACTTATCTATGGATGTGGGAGGAGggagtccaaaaaaaaaaaatttatttaagctAAAATGTTAAACACTTACCTGAAAATGTCAACTCCGTCCTTTTTCTTTCAATGCTTGTAAAGGCATAAAATCAAATTTCGGCAAACACAATGCCCACTTCTTGTTAACTTTATTCCTACTTGTTACCACAATGAAATGAAGCTAAATTCAATTAATATGTAAAAGATTCAAATCCCttacatattcattcatttaattactCTCCCTTTTTGgcagaagaggaaactaaggcacaaaaTGATTAAGTAACTTGCAGGTTACTTAGGTTACAGGGTAACAAAACTAGGAAGTGGTGGAGCCATGATTTGAACCCTATACATCCAAgataacaaataaatttaaaaaggaatggagtaTTAAAGGAGtgttaaaaaagaattacaaaacagTTTGCAAAACAAGAGTGTTGTGAATGAGAACgaaatttttaaactataaatacaTGTAGATGTGAATGTAAATTACACAAATTTTACCCCTAGACAAGTACTTTGTTGCTCTAATATTTGATTATGGTCAAACACTTCGAACTATATCAAATCGTAGTGGCGGATGACCAAGTAAATAATTTACCGTCACCGTTCGGACACTGTATTTTACAGACTACATAAAATACATTGTAATTTAAAACATGGAAGGGGGTGGTGAGGTAACCCGAGCAATAGTTTAAGGAAAACTACTTTCTCTATCAGCTGTTTATTAGAAAAGGGAGTACGTGTGTCGGGGAACCAGGGTTAAGACAAGGTAAGATGACAACCACACAGCTTTAACCCCACCTCCCAAGAAAGTAACAGTGGGTCAGCACCTAAACCAACTGGAGAACTGGCCCACTGGGATCTCGTGAGGGGATGACAGAAGACCCTAGCAGAGGGGGAAGGGTGGCGATGACAGGAGAGGGGGCGGTAGAGAGATGGCATGCCACCCATCTCCGAAAAAGGGGAGAAtacggggggcagggggcggagaAGGGAAGGCAGGAAATGTTGCCAGAGATTCCAAATGAGGTGAGAAGGAACAGGGTAGGAAACCCTAGAAGGCGGGACCCTCGGGCAGACTGGGGTCTGTCTGGAGCAGAGGAGGCATGTCAGTACACAGCCTTCCTGCCAGCTGACCCTCCTTCCCTCTAGTCCCTCCACCCCTGACAAACTCTCACTTTCTCAGCAACCCTAAACCCGCGGGTCATCCCAGTcccgctccctgccccccaccccaagccgGATAGGTGGAGAAGAGAGCTTCACTCTCTCTCCTTGCTGGGCTGGGGGAGCGAACACCGGACACAGCCCTGATTCGAGAACGAGAAGGGCAGGAGACGCAGGGAGGCCCAGGACCCGGGTGACAAGTCCGGGCGGCCGACGGGAGCCTCACCTGACAGAAGCGTCGGCAGTAATCCCGACTGCTGATCCCAAAGCCGCCGACACCGCAGCTGCTGCCGCCAGCGCCACCTCTGCCGTCGCCCGCAGCTCTAAACCCAACAGGGCCTGGCGGGGACTCCACAATGGCCACGAGCTCTTCTCCGAGGCGTTCGGCCTCTTGATCGCTCTCTTCCTCCGCCATGAGGCTCTCGCCGCCCAGCGCGTACCAGCCCCTACGCCGCCGCCGCTGTAGCTGCCTCGGctaacctcctcctcctctagttccctcccccttccctccgcCCCAGCCGGACAGGGGCCTCTCGGCTGGCCCTACTTCCGGCTCCGCCCACCCACGCCCCcagttttcattggagaagtctAGCCGCCAATCATACACATGCCCACCCTTCCACTCCCATTGGCCAAATCAGCCGTCTGTTTGATAGACTCGCGGTCTGTTGGTCAATGCTGCTCGGCGGTTGCTGGGGACCGCCTACGAGCTTTGCCGTAGGCGGCGCAAGAGGACGGGGCGCGGCGGGGGACACGGCGGCCGCCGCGGGGCTCGATCGGGCAACGGCgacgacggcggcggcggcggcggcgacgggtcttcctcctccctcacccccttgctcctttttttcttcctcctcctttcctttccggCCGGGTCTCGTCCACTTCCCCTAACGGCGGCCCCGATCCTACGGTACCGAGGAGCTAGGAAGGCCGAGGGTGGGCCCGGCCGTTGGTGCGGGCTTTGGGCCCGGGGCCTTCCGTCCTGAAGCgggagccgggggcggggccggggcgccgTTGTCGgcgggaggaagagggaggagacgGGAAGCCTGACAGCGGACGCCTCCGCCAGGCGCCTGCCGCCTCCTCCCCTGAGACTGCCGCTAACTCTGCTGTCGAGTTCTCAGGCCCACGGCCGGCAGCTGGGTCTCGGCCCTGCCCAGCTAGCGGGGCAGAGGTTGTGGGGCGCCAGCGTGCTGAGCTTGGCGCGGGAGGAGGGAGTCTAGACGCCGGGAACGTCCCGCGCCCcgcctttcccttcctctcccgaACCCTGGGGCCTGGGGCGCGCGAGAGGTGCAAAGCGGGGCGGACAACTGAGAAAGGACTGGGTTGAGTGTTGAGGTAAACGTCGGAATCCGGATTTGTTGTGTGGAGTTAACCTAAAGGGAGCGGTTTTAAAGACACCTCCGTGGTGGCTGTGTTGTTCTTATTCGTCTTTTTATCTACCCTTcgttccctccccctcccccattttttctttccatttgtttttcatgttttccaGTAAAGGCATGACTTCCCGGCACCGCAGGGAAAATAGGGTGCAAGCCCAGAAACTATTTCCCCATCACCACTTGTTGAAAAACTGATTTGAAGGCATCTCCGGGTTTGAACAAACGAAAGTGCCAGGATTTCAAGCGTCTTTGGTTTTGCGCTGGAGACGCTTCACTACTGAGTATCAAGACGAAGAAAACTGGAAACTGATCGGGTAAACACTTAAACTTGAAAACTTCTGAATTTTATTTCGATCTAGTAAATAATTTGCTGCTTCGTTTTTGGTGGCTAGTTCCTGCTCTTAACTTTTTAACTTCCtcgtttaaaatatttttaccttcTGTTGAAAACACTTTTGTTACTCGTGTCTCCGTAAAGTCGAGCATCCTCTACTGGGTGGATATTTGCCTCTGCAGTAATACAGATTTTTGAAAGCTGCAGGACATTGGAATGTATAGGCCTTTCACATTAGCACAAATGATTGAGCATTTTATGCTTCAGAGAATAATGaacatgtttattgttttaaagtttgaaatctaaatatttaaagagagaCAACTTTCACATCGAAAGATTTAGGTATTACTGGGTACAGATATTTAATGTTTCTCATAACTAGCTTAGAACAAAGTAATCATAATTTTGACTGATTTTGTATAGGAGTAAAAAATTCGTACCATTGACTGAAAGTACAAGCATGGGTAGTGTTAATTCATTGCTGACGATTTGTGGGGCAGGAATCATATCTGTTGTCTGCTGTTGAAAACCTAtagtctggttggctcagtgggttaagcctctgccttcagctcaggtcatgatctcagggtcctgggatagagtcccgcattgggcgctctgcttggcagggaacctgcttcctcttcttactctctctgcctacctctctgcctacttgtgatctctctctctctctcaaataaaatcttaaaaaaaaaacaaaaaacaacaggagGAAAACCTATAGCCTAATACAGTATTTGGCACATGAGAGTCAAGCACTGAACAATttgttaatgaaaagaaaatacaattgaaATGTATTAAAACCAAACTTTATCATACTTTGCAGAATTTCTGTGAAACATTAAGTCTGTCTCTGAATTTACGTCCACAGGTGTCTTAACACATTGGCAATTTAGAGTTCTTTTGAGAGAGATTTCCTGTAACCCAATTATGAATTCTCTAGTTTGGGTTGAGAGTATACACCGTTATGGCTGATGACACTTTTAAAGCATTGTTGTTGAGAAAGTACTTAGGAATTTTTCTCTAACATATTTGTAGAGAACGGCATTCCATCTTGAATTGtatcaaattcattttaatttcatatatacaGGCTAATGTGAGAGCTTAGCCCAAAGGCACACCTCCAGAGAACAAATGGTTGTCACTGACAACATTTGTTGAGTATCTCAAGTTTTCAGTGTCCATAATGTAACATCATGATTTTGGCAGAGATCATAGAAATTTGTTATTAGGGTAAATTGAGAAATTATTAAGCTGCTTCTGAGTTAAATACTTGGGAAAATAGTAAACATAATCATTTACTTATTCCATCAACAAATTGTGATTGTGCACCTATTATATATACTAGGCACTGTGTTAACTTCTTAGATTTGTTCTAATTTACTAGttaataaatgaagtaaataatTAACAAGTGTATTAGTCTttggaaaaaaggggaaaagttaGAAAAAGCACTTTGCATATGTTGATTATCATGCTTTAAGAAAACTTAGTGGAGgcatatatacattaaaaaatgagtttgaaCTCTATACCTTGGCTTTAACATTTAATGTCATTGTTGCTGCTGTTAATTGCAGTTGGTCTgtgttctttttcagtttttgctttttttcttctcagaacaAATCTTCATATAGAATTAGGCCAGTTTAGTGGCCCACCTGTTTGAACTAACTTTGTACACAATTGCCTATAATTGTGTTCCTAAAATCAGTTGCCCTAGAACTGTGAAggtaaaatctcttttaaatttCAATACACATCCAAGTTGATgagaataatataattaataccCTAAATATTGACATCAGATTAGGTTTTCCTAAAAGATAGTGACATTGGAGTTAGTTGAAATTCATTTTTCATAGttataatatatttgaatttcatcAAATTCAAGGAATGGACCTAGTTGTTACTAGTAAGTAGTTGCTGGTACTAATAACTAGTACCTTACATATTTCAGGTAAGTTAAGACTTAATGGACACACAAAATTTGAATTAAGTTTTCTGATGTCTTTAAGTCTTGAAATGTTTAtacctgtttggtttttttttaatcacttcccAAATGAACTGTTGATGTAGCACttactttgtttctcttgtcttgaAAGAACCTTATTCAGAGTCAGAATGGAAAGATTTGTAGTGACAGCACCACCTGCCCGAAACCGTTCTAAGACTGCTTTGTATGTGACTCCCCTGGATCGAGTCACTGAGTTTGGAGGTGAGCTGCACGAAGATGGAGGCAAACTCTTCTGCACTTCTTGCAATGTGGTTCTGAATCATGTTCGCAAGTCTGCCATTAGTGACCACCTTAAGTCAAAGACTCACACCAAGAGGAAGGCAGAATTTGAAGAGCAGAATGTAAGAAAGAAGCAGAGGCCCCTAACTGCATCCCTTCAGTGCAACAGTACTGCgcaaacagagaaagtcagtgTTATCCAGGACTTTGTGAAAATGTGCCTGGAAGCCAATATCCCACTTGAGAAGGCTGACCACCCAGCAGTCCGTGCTTTCCTGTCTCGCCACGTAAAGAATGGAGGCTCCATACCTAAGTCAGACCAGCTGAGGAGAGCATATCTGCCTGATGGATATGAGAATGAGAATCAACTCCTCAACTCACAAGATTGTTGACAAGGAGGTTACCACCATTGTGATCAAGATAAATGTGGAGTATTAAAGTTATGTGTTGATTGTGtggttcatttttatatttatttcatttaaaatcatgTGATGCAGAATAGTTTTGCAATGTGTATATAGTTgcaggcaaaaaaaaacaaacaaacaaaaaaaaacaaaaaacaaaaaaaaaagaaaaaaaaaacctcactgcaaaacttgttaattttagtcaccAATGGTGTAAAGCAAAACTTAGGGTTTAGAGTGTGCTAGGATACCTGAAACCTGATGGTTATCTTTAAAATTGATGGTTTTTCTCCTGAAATGTTTGTGCATGGAAGAACTGCCCTGCTTTTTTACCCTGTTGCCATATATGATTATTCCTTGTGAGATTACTTAATTACTTGGATTGAACACTAGCCTAGGAAATTGAAGCTGCTGCCAGGCAACACCACTCACAGTAACTTAAAGGAATTATTTCTGATTAGAGGATCCTCTTCAAAAAGGAAGGGATGGTGGGAAACTGTTCTTATATCTTCAGATCCCTTGAAGAAATGACTGTCTTTATTTCAAACTATGCGTGTATATGATGTAGTTACCTATCTATCCTTCAGTTCCTCACTGtctttttcaccttttttaaGGGTTATTGTATTTAGTAGCAGCTTCAAGTGACCAAAAGACTAAAATCTTTCTTTCAGTGTCAGTGCCGAAAGCCCTGGGGAATTTTGCAGTGACATGATTTTAGTCTCTTAATATAAACAAATTTTGAACCATAGCTTTTTTCAAGCATCCTCTTGAATttgcaagcttttttttttttttaaatgtcttgatGTTAAAAGATTTCAAGATTGGCATTTTAATTTAAACACTTTTTATGATTGAGTTTCCTGTTTTTACAGAAAACTAGTAATTATTTTTTGGCTGACAGATCAGATAACAAGGAAATTACTTtctatgcatttaattttttcatatgatTTATAAGACTTTAGGTAAATAGACTAGAAATAAGTttacttattttcacttttatgtgcTTTGCCTCTGGTGGTACAAGGTTTTGAAACATGGATGGTAAACAATTGTCTAGAAAGACTGGCAAGATTTTTGTAGTGGAGATCTGGCAGTATCCTGCATAACTGTTTGGGTGAGGAAATAATCAGTTCTGTTAAAGGTCAACCATGTTCAGGAAATGATCTCTGTGTGAACCTCACTGTCCTGTAAGGTCATCAAAGTAGCTTAGCCCAGTTATGTCCTCTCCATTGGAGAcccaaattctatttttaaaaacaaaacagctgaaGATTTGGACTagagctttaaaaaagaatcttaaattccttgaaaacattcaagtttaaaatacttataaaatatatttctattacaAAGCAGTGACATGAATGCcctatgtgacttggaattttcTTTGAGGTCATTTTACCacaaatcttcatttaaaaaaaaaaaaaagccaaagtgagTAAGAAAAGGTCATATTTTTTAGAAACAGTTTCCCATGTCTGTTTCTTTTACAGACTTTTAAGTTCCTAGTTCAGGTTGTTAAAATGCCCAtctgatttttagatttttatgtgggttttgttgtttttattttaaaataagcctgccacccaaaaaaaaaaaaaaattgcttgtcAAAATTTGAACTACGAGTTTTCCCTCATGTAAAGTAGCACAATAAATGCCTGGAGTAGTGCTGTCATTGCTAAAGCACATATATGAGACCAGCAGCAAAATATAACCGAAATGTACTTTGCTTTTACTTCCCCTAGTAAAGAATTTGCAGGCAACCATGTTTAATTTGAATTATCTAAGATGGTAGAAGATCTAAGAAGCTAGGAAAATAATTGAGTTTTATAGCATTTTTCAGAATACGAAAGTAAGGTTAGATATACAATCattctaatttttcaaaattccatGTGATTCAGACTGCTCCCTATTTCAATATTAATTTGCACTAACAACAAACACGTAGTGGCAGAACAGTTTTGAGTAGTCCTAACCAGTAAACTGGATGATGTTGCACAAGAAAAGCCAATAATACACATAGAGTTTCTAGTAGTTATTACTGATTTGATGATCATTTAGGTTCCATATGTCTTAATGTATTTCTCCAGGCTCCTAACTATTCCCACATACACTTTATCTAGGGGCATAATCCATCCTCCTGTTAGGATTATATCATGTCCTTAGAAGCATTTCCATCCTGTTGTGGAGGTTTAATACGTTTGTTTACTGATTATGAAACTTTTTGTTCCCTGAAACTGGTTAACTTTGTCTCATAGTTAAATAGATAAGGCAGAATTATTGTTTTAGCCTGCTCAAACTGGTACAAATCCGTGAAACCATGGTTGGCATATGTTGGATAACAAATGAAATTGTCTAAGGCGTATGCTGCTGTGGAGTTGTAGTGGACGTGTGTACAGAAACTTTTCGATCTTAACTATATAGTGTTAGTGTGATGCTATACTATTGGAAAAATAgcagtttttttctattttataagttGTATGCATAAACATAAGGTTTGTAATGTTTCATTTATAAACTGCCTTCAACACATGCTTACCTGTTAATAGTGTTTTCTTGAAGTATGGTAGTATGTCTTCCAGAATTTCACTATATGCTTACAGTAAATAGTTAACTAGCTTGTTGAAATGTTAAattccttgttttgtttgttttgtttaataatgTGGGGCATATAGCAAGCCTGAAGAACATTGTAATCATTTCTTACAGGGTGAAAATTTAGAAAGATTGTGTATGAGAGCCTAAAtagttattttatacattatcatctttaagacttttttttttttttttaaacaaatgctaCTTCCAGTTAATGCATTTGGCCCTACTGAATTTTGGGGGAccagaaaactttaaagaaaaagctcTGCATCTTACAATTGTAACCAATGAAGTATCGGCTTGGGATTGTTCTGAAGTATTCTTTGCTTAAAACTATTGTAACAGTTGGCAAGATCTCCAAGCAGAAAGTTCCATGTTAAAACTTTTGCCTGAAAGAATTTGTATGTGAATGTTAATGGAAAAcacatttaaacaaaataaaatttaaagtggCCCAAAAGTGAAAGCCACAAACATTTCGTCATTTGGTGCTTAGTCTTTGTGAGGGCTCTCTGTGGTTTGACTTGCCCCAACTGCCTTTAAATGAGTACCGATCACCTTAAAACATATTCATTAAATAGAAGATCCATCCTATAATTTCATTGAAAATCTTAAATTGCTTTAGTTCCTGGTCAGCACTAATTAACTTGTGAATAGCGAAGTAGCTGCCCTAAACCATTTATCTCAATCCATACTATCCTAGACTTCGAAGATAAATAGAACTCTTACCTAGTGGTATTctacttgtatccagaatactgtattcattaaaattttactatgtttatttttgtattcccgtgcttacctattttttttttgctcacgCATGTATCCTGAGTATAAATGTGTCACTTTTAAAGTTTTGTCTCTGTGactttcagaaataaatttcaaaaagaaattgtTTAAAGTTTTTGAAAGTACATTTTGTGAGTCAgtaacatttgtatttttttaattacgtaatctctgcacccaacgtggggctcaaactcatgaccccaagataaagagtcacatgctctaccaactgagccagccaaacatctatattttattttttaaagtaacatgtTTTGTAATTCCAAAATATCAATAGAATTtcactaattttcatttttctactaCTTATACCTCTATAGGATTGTTAGCCCTTACGGCCAATGTAAAAGCATGTATTTTGTCAAATCAGATACACATTATGGCTACAAATAGCTCTTTTCCTTAAAAACTACATACGTGATATATTGACCTAGTAAGTGCttttatttggaaacattttaattttctacttctagaaatatttatgaaagaccAGGGCCTAATTTGTACTTAGTATGTTTTAttgggtttttcaaagatttgCTATATTATTCACTACTGGGggtgaaaaaaatgcaaagaagttGACAATTGTCTTGCCTTTAAGTAGTTTTACATAGTTTTGAGGGCACATATTTCTCCTATTCACTTCTGTCTgacaaaaaattaatgaatttatatTCAACTATAATTCCTGGGATCAAAATGGTAGAAAGGACCTTAAAAAATCAGTCAGTACTTCTGCTTACAGTTTAATAAAGAAACCATCAAAGGtctatctttacttttcctaaagAGTCTCATCAAAACTTTTATTAAATGTAAACAAATTGAATATATGTTCCTCTGGGTCTCTTAACagttcctatttttttctgtctatGTGTAAGTTGAGTTGTATTATGTACCTGTAATACAGTATGTCATGCAAAGATGCTCCTGGAATCAGAGTAATCAACCTAGCCCTATGAAAGCTAAAACTAGGTGGTAGAAAAGGACTACTTGTGATCTGATGAATTTGATAATGCGGGGCATGATTTCCATCTGACTACTTCTCAATCTGTTACTTGATTTCAATTGTTTTATATGCATACTCTGTACAGTGAATGTCTCTTACCTCTATGTTTAAATGTTGGAATCAGATCATTTAAAAGCCCATGTCCTTAAGTTCTTAGTTAAATTTGCATAATATGCGATcagctagtatttattgagtcCCTCCCTATCCTATACCTAATTCTACCCTCACTACTGGTGACACATCAGAGAAAATAAACTTATGCCTTCAAGGAGCATACATTCTAGTGATAATACAGTCTCATAATTCATTGTCATTAACACTGTGATGAGGTGGAGGGGGACATATTGTTCTGTTTTCTAAGCAGCTCCATTAAGCATTTGTCATAAGACTAGTTAGCCAAACCGTTATCACTGGTTTGTTTTGATTCTCAAAGTCTTATTTTGTACAAGAAGAGCagtaaaaattgaaaatttgtGGACTAAATGGTCTGTACAGCCTTTGAAAATCTGGTAGTTTTTGCAATCCATACAATTgaaaatatgtaatacatattttcagaataaaatctaTTAAGCAATGGAATTGACCAATTTAAATACCTGTAAAATACAAAACTGCCACACATTTTAATGCAGTATGTGTGGGAAATCAAAAGCTCCATTGAATACTGGTATTGATACTCAAAGGTGTACCTAACCACATATTAATTAATGATTATCATAATCCAGTCCCTTCAGCTGGTATGTATATTAGATGACAGATTCtccaaacttttctttttaagcatcATATGAATCAATGTGTAATGGAAGATACTATTTTTATGTTCGTTTTTCCTCTCTGAATTTTTTCTTACATTGCTCATGTACcgattcaataataataataattgaaggaATTCTTTTTGATCTAGGAAATTCCACTTTTATGAATATATCCTATTGAACAAATAGCCAATATGTAAAGATATATGAAAAGGAAgttcattttaatattataatagtaACAAATGCAAATACTATGAATGTCCagcaagaggggaaaaaaatcggGACacatctattacaaagctattcAAGTGATATAAAAGTATGGATCAGAAGAGGTATCTATAATATTAACTaagtaaaaacaattataaagtgTACTTTTTcacttttgagaaaaaaaaaaaagaagtgcagcATATATGAGTTGGTCAGCACCCACCATATGCCAAGATTACTGACGTGGTGATACTGAATCCAGTGAGAGAGAATACTTGCTTTTTGTACATCCTTGTGTATTGACTGACTTACAATAAGTAAAGTTATCTTTGTCACACACTTTTATGTGTGTAGAAATATGAAGTGAACTGTTATTGAAAACTGCAAACACAATAGTTATATCCAACTCTAAAGAATAgcaatattggggcacctgggtggctcaatgggttgaggcctttgcctttggctggtgtcatggtcccggggtcctgggattgagccccgtgtgtcaggctctctgctcagcggggagcctgcttccctttctctttctctgcctgcctctctgcctgcttgtgatctcttgtctgttgaataaataaataaaatattttaaaaaagaataacaatatCACATGATTCATCTACACTATTAATGAGactattgaaaaaatattttaaaacatcttatttttgttcaattctttaaaatttactgtCATAAAATTTAGTTGCATATTTACAAAGTTaagtcatctttctttttcccaagTTATTCATTACTAGGTATGTTCTGGGGCAGTTAATTT
Coding sequences within it:
- the CGGBP1 gene encoding CGG triplet repeat-binding protein 1; the encoded protein is MERFVVTAPPARNRSKTALYVTPLDRVTEFGGELHEDGGKLFCTSCNVVLNHVRKSAISDHLKSKTHTKRKAEFEEQNVRKKQRPLTASLQCNSTAQTEKVSVIQDFVKMCLEANIPLEKADHPAVRAFLSRHVKNGGSIPKSDQLRRAYLPDGYENENQLLNSQDC